A window of the Streptomyces formicae genome harbors these coding sequences:
- a CDS encoding GNAT family N-acetyltransferase has translation MPPTESSTDSGTDTGASPGTPTDGGAEDTLDLRLPDELIALFGEDADQADGSGAITGAGLFAAALGGAAAAVSVDREDLLDAPADWGAATTPIGSFQLVPVRIERDLQLISRWMNDPAVAAFWQLSGPESVAEAHLRAQLDGDGRSAPCLGVLDGVPMSYFEVYRADLDPLARHYPARPHDTGIHLLIGGVADRGRGVGTALLRAVADLVLDHRPRCARVVAEPDLRNTPSVSAFLSAGFRFSAEVDLPDKRAALMVRDRALSNLL, from the coding sequence ATGCCTCCCACCGAATCGAGCACGGACTCGGGCACCGACACGGGAGCGTCTCCCGGCACCCCTACCGACGGGGGCGCCGAGGACACACTGGACCTGCGGCTGCCCGACGAGCTCATCGCACTGTTCGGAGAGGACGCCGACCAGGCTGACGGATCCGGCGCCATTACGGGCGCCGGGCTGTTCGCCGCGGCGCTCGGCGGGGCGGCCGCCGCCGTGTCGGTCGACCGCGAAGACCTCCTCGACGCCCCCGCCGACTGGGGCGCGGCCACCACCCCCATCGGCTCCTTCCAGCTCGTCCCCGTCCGCATCGAACGGGATCTCCAGCTGATCAGCCGCTGGATGAACGACCCCGCCGTTGCCGCCTTCTGGCAACTCTCCGGACCCGAGTCGGTCGCCGAAGCCCATCTCCGCGCCCAGCTCGACGGTGACGGTCGCAGTGCACCCTGTCTCGGTGTCCTCGACGGCGTGCCCATGAGCTACTTCGAGGTCTACCGTGCCGACCTCGACCCCCTCGCCCGTCACTACCCGGCCCGTCCCCACGACACCGGCATCCACCTCCTCATCGGCGGTGTCGCCGACCGCGGCCGCGGCGTCGGCACCGCACTGCTCAGGGCCGTCGCCGATCTCGTCCTCGACCACCGCCCCCGCTGCGCACGCGTCGTGGCAGAACCCGACCTGCGCAACACCCCCTCCGTGTCCGCCTTTCTGAGCGCCGGCTTCCGCTTCTCCGCGGAAGTCGATCTCCCCGACAAGCGAGCCGCGCTCATGGTCCGCGACCGCGCGCTGAGCAACCTGCTGTGA
- a CDS encoding IucA/IucC family protein, with translation MNPTPTADAPEPDGRPAARPAGHAGTCGPLTVEQATVPRQLSGFLDERTAPVPTAGAATPPAAVVVRPVAEAPDPLDHPDPHSAADAAATENLLRCWVRENNLARPAGHMLRIPLDASGTALFVPVRYWSAAGWHRFGTPALEGAPHDAPAADAVTVAALLTREQNAGGPAAAGHAKAPDEYGWEEPGPDESRRVSRSEGADLVGRVADSVRRTADFITDRRRHAAPPAHADLFLTAEQSLLLGHPLHPTPKSREGLSEAEARLYSPELYGSFPLHWLAVDRRVLATDSAWTEEGRPVPAELLALRLTDGLQLPPGTVPLPLHPWQARELAHRPPVAALLDAGLLHDLGPGGAAWHPTSSVRTVHRPGTPAMLKLSLGVRITNSRRENLRKELHRGVEVHRLLRSGLADQWRAAHPRFDIVRDPAWLAVDTLDGPPVPGLDVMVRHNPFAPGDDAVCIAGLTAPRPWPGRSRMHSRLADIVNRLAIRTGRPGGAVATEWFLRYLDQVVRPVLWLDGTAGVALEAHQQNTLVILDPDGWPVGGRYRDNQGYYYRESHRAALERRLPGIGSASDTFVPDTVTDERFAYYLGINNVLGLIGAFGSQRLADERVLIAAFRQFLTSATLLGSPLPALLLDAPTLRCKANLLTRLHGLDELVGPVDTQSVYVTITNPLHS, from the coding sequence GTGAACCCCACCCCCACAGCTGACGCTCCAGAGCCCGACGGCCGTCCCGCCGCCCGCCCCGCAGGGCACGCCGGGACATGCGGCCCCCTCACGGTCGAGCAGGCGACGGTGCCGCGACAGCTGTCGGGGTTCCTCGACGAGCGGACCGCACCCGTCCCCACGGCAGGCGCCGCGACGCCCCCCGCCGCCGTTGTCGTCCGGCCCGTCGCCGAGGCACCGGACCCCCTGGACCATCCCGATCCGCACAGCGCGGCGGACGCGGCCGCGACCGAGAACCTGCTGCGCTGCTGGGTCCGCGAGAACAATCTCGCCCGGCCGGCGGGCCACATGCTGCGCATTCCCCTCGACGCCAGCGGCACGGCCCTGTTCGTCCCTGTCCGCTACTGGTCGGCCGCAGGCTGGCACCGCTTCGGTACGCCCGCCCTGGAAGGCGCACCGCACGACGCCCCGGCCGCCGACGCCGTCACCGTCGCCGCCCTCCTCACCCGCGAGCAGAACGCCGGCGGTCCAGCCGCCGCCGGGCACGCGAAGGCACCCGACGAGTACGGCTGGGAGGAGCCCGGCCCGGACGAGTCCCGTCGCGTGTCCCGTTCCGAGGGAGCCGATCTCGTCGGCAGGGTGGCCGACTCCGTACGGCGGACGGCCGACTTCATCACCGACCGCCGTCGGCACGCCGCCCCACCCGCCCACGCCGACCTGTTCCTCACCGCCGAACAGTCACTGCTCCTCGGGCACCCGCTCCACCCCACACCCAAGAGCCGCGAAGGGCTCTCCGAGGCCGAGGCCCGTCTCTACTCACCCGAGTTGTACGGCTCCTTCCCGCTCCACTGGCTGGCCGTCGACCGCAGGGTCCTGGCCACCGACTCGGCCTGGACGGAAGAGGGGCGTCCCGTCCCCGCCGAGCTGCTCGCTCTCCGTCTCACCGACGGACTCCAACTCCCGCCCGGCACCGTGCCGTTGCCGCTCCACCCGTGGCAGGCCAGGGAACTCGCCCACCGGCCCCCGGTCGCCGCCCTCCTTGACGCCGGTCTCCTCCACGACCTCGGTCCCGGCGGCGCCGCCTGGCACCCCACCTCGTCGGTCCGCACCGTCCACCGGCCCGGCACCCCCGCCATGCTCAAGCTCTCGCTCGGCGTACGCATCACCAACTCCCGTCGGGAAAACCTCCGCAAGGAACTCCACCGGGGCGTGGAGGTCCACCGACTGCTGCGCAGCGGACTGGCCGATCAGTGGCGCGCCGCCCACCCCCGCTTCGACATCGTCCGCGACCCCGCCTGGCTCGCCGTCGACACCCTCGACGGTCCGCCCGTGCCGGGACTGGACGTCATGGTGCGCCACAACCCGTTCGCCCCAGGCGACGACGCCGTGTGCATCGCCGGGCTCACCGCCCCCCGGCCCTGGCCGGGCCGGTCCCGGATGCACTCGCGCCTCGCCGACATCGTGAACCGGCTGGCCATCCGCACCGGCCGGCCAGGCGGAGCCGTCGCCACCGAGTGGTTCCTGCGCTACCTCGACCAGGTCGTGCGCCCGGTGCTCTGGCTGGACGGCACGGCAGGAGTCGCCCTCGAAGCCCACCAGCAGAACACCCTGGTGATCCTCGACCCCGACGGCTGGCCGGTCGGCGGCCGCTACCGCGACAACCAGGGCTACTACTACCGCGAGTCCCACCGCGCGGCCCTCGAGCGCCGGCTCCCCGGCATCGGCAGCGCCAGCGACACCTTCGTCCCCGACACCGTCACCGACGAGCGCTTCGCCTACTACCTCGGCATCAACAACGTCCTCGGCCTGATCGGCGCCTTCGGCTCCCAGCGCCTCGCCGACGAGCGCGTACTCATCGCAGCCTTCCGTCAGTTCCTCACCTCCGCCACCCTGCTCGGCTCACCCCTGCCGGCCCTGCTCCTGGACGCCCCGACCCTGCGCTGCAAGGCCAATCTGCTCACCCGGCTCCACGGCCTCGACGAACTCGTCGGCCCCGTGGACACCCAGTCCGTCTACGTCACCATCACCAATCCCCTCCACTCCTGA
- a CDS encoding diaminobutyrate--2-oxoglutarate transaminase family protein produces MAVTEPAPVAQPAAHEGILRRQSLRESAARTYARSLPIVPVRARGLTIEGADGRRYLDCLSGAGTLALGHNHPVVLEAIRKVLDSGAPLHVLDLATPVKDAFTTELFATLPRPLADDARIQFCGPAGTDAVEAALKLVRTATGRTGLLAFTGAYHGMTVGALAASGGATDVRVTRLPYPQDYRCPFGIGGDRGAELSARWTASLLDDPKGGVPAPAGMIVEPVQGEGGVIPAPDAWMRRMRSLTEARSIPLIADEVQTGVGRTGTFWAVEHSGIVPDVMVLSKAIGGSLPLAVVVYRSELDAWQPGAHAGTFRGNQLAMAAGAATLAFVRENRLAERAATLGARMLGRLQGLAASHRCIGDVRGRGLMIGVELVDPDTDEPSADVPPPAPALAAAVQQECLRRGLIVELGGRHSGVVRLLPPLTLTDEQAAAVLDRFADALAAAARSSHRRTHTSLAH; encoded by the coding sequence GTGGCCGTGACCGAACCTGCCCCCGTGGCGCAGCCCGCCGCGCACGAAGGGATCCTGCGGCGGCAGTCGCTCCGTGAATCGGCAGCCAGGACCTATGCGCGGTCGCTCCCGATCGTCCCGGTCCGGGCGCGCGGGCTGACGATCGAGGGGGCCGACGGGCGCCGCTACCTCGACTGTCTCTCGGGTGCGGGAACCCTGGCCCTCGGGCACAACCATCCCGTGGTGCTGGAGGCCATCAGGAAGGTCCTCGACTCGGGGGCTCCGCTGCACGTCCTCGACCTGGCCACCCCGGTCAAGGACGCCTTCACCACCGAGCTGTTCGCCACCCTGCCGCGGCCGCTCGCCGACGACGCCCGGATCCAGTTCTGCGGACCGGCGGGCACGGACGCGGTCGAAGCGGCACTCAAACTCGTCCGCACCGCCACCGGCCGCACAGGACTGCTCGCCTTCACCGGCGCGTACCACGGCATGACCGTCGGCGCACTCGCCGCCTCGGGCGGGGCCACCGATGTGCGCGTGACCCGGCTGCCGTACCCGCAGGACTACCGCTGCCCCTTCGGGATCGGTGGCGACCGCGGAGCCGAACTCTCCGCCCGCTGGACCGCGAGCCTCCTCGACGACCCCAAGGGCGGCGTCCCCGCCCCGGCCGGCATGATCGTGGAGCCCGTGCAGGGCGAGGGCGGAGTGATCCCGGCTCCCGACGCCTGGATGCGCCGGATGCGCTCCCTCACCGAGGCCCGCTCGATCCCGCTGATCGCCGACGAGGTGCAGACCGGCGTCGGCCGCACCGGCACCTTCTGGGCGGTCGAGCACAGTGGGATCGTTCCCGATGTGATGGTCCTGTCCAAGGCCATCGGCGGCTCCCTACCCCTGGCCGTCGTCGTCTACCGCTCCGAGCTCGACGCCTGGCAGCCCGGCGCCCACGCCGGCACGTTCCGAGGGAACCAGCTCGCCATGGCCGCGGGCGCCGCCACCCTCGCGTTCGTCCGCGAGAACCGCCTGGCCGAACGGGCCGCCACCCTCGGCGCCCGGATGCTCGGCCGCCTCCAGGGCCTCGCGGCGAGCCACCGCTGCATCGGCGACGTACGCGGTCGCGGCCTCATGATCGGCGTCGAACTCGTCGACCCCGACACCGACGAGCCCAGTGCGGACGTGCCCCCGCCGGCCCCCGCCCTCGCCGCCGCCGTGCAGCAGGAATGTCTCCGCCGCGGCCTCATCGTCGAACTCGGCGGACGCCACTCGGGCGTCGTCCGGCTGCTGCCTCCCCTCACTCTCACCGACGAACAGGCCGCTGCGGTCCTCGACCGCTTCGCCGACGCCCTGGCCGCCGCCGCACGCTCCTCCCACCGCCGGACCCACACCAGCCTGGCGCACTGA
- a CDS encoding IucA/IucC family protein, whose translation MLQPHLLAPAELNPETWRRAAGRLLAKMIGEFAYEELVEPAQGPGDRHTLRLDDGGTLIFRARRGAYGSWQVAPDSIERDGEPFADPLGFLVGARRLLALDGATLGHLIRELSTTLAADCRLDLTALPAARLADLDYAALEGHQTGHPWLVLNKGRIGFSARDTARWAPEARTPARLPWIAVSTSLATYRGVAGLETPHRLYARELDPGTRDAFAAELRSRGLDPDGYLLLPVHPWQWDQVLLPLYAAPIARGDIVPLGQDSDLRTPQQSVRTFLNTSRPDRHTVKLPLSVLNTLVWRGLPTERTLAAPAVTAWVHGLRDTDPFLRDECGVILLGEVASVTVQHPHYDRLPEVPYQYRELLGAIWREPLRLPPGEKARTLASLLHTDPEGRAFTAELVERSGLAPIAWLRHLFAALLPPLLRFLYRYGTVFSPHGENAIVVFDDHDVPVRLAIKDFVDDVNVSARPLPEHGSMLDDVRAVLLTEEPAFLTQFIHSGLFVGVFRFLAPLCEQQLGVPESDFWSLVRAEILRHQARFPDLKDRYEMFDLLTPRIERLCLNRNRLHLDGYRDRAERPHAAVHGTVPNPLGAV comes from the coding sequence CTGCTCCAGCCCCACCTGCTCGCTCCGGCCGAACTGAACCCGGAGACCTGGCGCCGGGCGGCCGGCCGCCTCCTCGCCAAGATGATCGGAGAGTTCGCGTACGAGGAACTCGTCGAGCCGGCCCAGGGCCCCGGCGACCGCCACACCCTCCGCCTCGACGACGGCGGGACCCTGATCTTCCGCGCCCGGCGAGGCGCGTACGGCAGCTGGCAGGTCGCACCGGACTCGATCGAGAGAGACGGCGAGCCCTTCGCCGACCCGCTGGGATTCCTCGTCGGGGCCCGCCGCCTCCTCGCCCTCGACGGAGCGACCCTCGGCCACCTCATCCGCGAACTCAGCACCACCCTCGCCGCCGACTGCAGGCTCGACCTCACCGCTCTCCCCGCCGCCAGGCTCGCCGACCTCGACTACGCCGCACTCGAAGGCCACCAGACGGGCCACCCCTGGCTCGTCCTCAACAAAGGCCGCATCGGCTTCTCCGCCCGCGACACCGCCCGCTGGGCCCCGGAGGCCCGCACTCCGGCCCGTCTCCCGTGGATCGCCGTCAGCACCTCGCTCGCCACCTACCGCGGAGTCGCCGGGCTTGAGACCCCCCACCGGCTCTACGCGAGGGAACTCGACCCGGGCACCCGCGACGCCTTCGCCGCCGAACTGCGCTCCCGTGGCCTCGACCCGGACGGGTACCTCCTCCTCCCCGTCCACCCGTGGCAGTGGGACCAGGTGCTGCTCCCTCTCTACGCCGCGCCCATCGCGCGCGGCGACATCGTCCCGCTGGGCCAGGACAGCGACCTCCGGACCCCCCAGCAGTCGGTCCGCACCTTCCTCAACACCAGCCGGCCCGACCGGCACACCGTCAAGCTCCCGCTGTCCGTCCTCAACACCCTCGTCTGGCGCGGACTGCCCACGGAACGCACCCTCGCGGCCCCGGCCGTCACCGCATGGGTGCACGGTCTGCGCGACACGGACCCCTTCCTGCGTGACGAGTGCGGCGTGATCCTGCTCGGCGAGGTCGCCTCCGTCACGGTCCAGCACCCGCACTACGACCGACTCCCCGAGGTCCCGTACCAGTACAGGGAACTCCTCGGCGCGATCTGGCGCGAACCCCTGCGGCTGCCCCCGGGAGAGAAGGCCCGCACCCTCGCCTCGCTGCTGCACACCGACCCGGAGGGGCGCGCCTTCACGGCCGAGCTGGTCGAGCGCTCGGGGCTGGCCCCCATCGCATGGCTGCGGCACCTCTTCGCCGCGCTGCTGCCGCCGCTGCTGCGCTTTCTCTACCGCTACGGCACCGTGTTCTCCCCTCACGGCGAGAACGCCATCGTCGTCTTCGACGACCACGACGTGCCGGTACGGCTGGCGATCAAGGATTTCGTCGACGATGTGAACGTCAGCGCCCGGCCGCTCCCGGAGCACGGCTCCATGCTCGACGACGTACGGGCGGTCCTGCTCACCGAGGAGCCCGCCTTCCTCACCCAGTTCATCCACTCCGGGCTCTTCGTCGGTGTCTTCCGCTTCCTGGCCCCGTTGTGCGAGCAGCAACTGGGCGTCCCCGAAAGCGACTTCTGGTCCCTCGTACGGGCGGAGATCCTGCGCCACCAGGCCAGGTTCCCCGACCTCAAGGACCGCTACGAGATGTTCGACCTGCTCACCCCGCGGATCGAGCGGCTCTGCCTCAACCGCAACCGACTCCACCTCGACGGCTACCGGGACCGCGCCGAACGTCCGCACGCCGCCGTCCACGGCACGGTCCCCAACCCGCTCGGCGCGGTCTGA